The Tachysurus fulvidraco isolate hzauxx_2018 chromosome 26, HZAU_PFXX_2.0, whole genome shotgun sequence genome segment CATTGTCTAAACAAGCAGAGGAAGGAATAGGACCAACTATTGAAGGGCTAGTGGAAGCAGGGGTTTTGATACCAACAGaaagtcagtgcaacactccAATTTTTCCGATCAGAAAGCCAAATTCAGATAAATAGACAATGGTCCATGATTTAAGACCAGTCAATCAAATAGTGGTGGCTGTGACCCCAGTGGTCCCGGATCCACAAACTTTGTTATCAAATATTCCAGAAGGAACAAAATGGTACACAGTAATTGATCTGTGTTCAGCATTTTTTAGTGTTCCAGTGCAccctgactctcagcacttgtttgcattcacatatCAAGAGCGACAAAGATACTGTGAAAGCCCATCAATAACCAAGTACTAATCAGAGATCTAGTAAATTTACAAATGGGTAGCCTCATGGTCAATTTTGGCACAGCTTTGTTTCCAGAGAGCAGATGGCTCAAACATTACACATGGACCAGCCATATCAGAACTATTAGCAGCTATACAACTACCTACTGTAAGAAATTAGCCATAGTGAAGTGTAGGTTGAGGATGGGTTGAGGCAGTAGCATGTGCAAGAAATGAGGTTAAGACAGTAGCTAAGTTTTTGTTTAGAAAAGTAATCCCTAGATCTGGCATTCCAGATCAATTGAGTTCAGACAACGGACCtctttttgtaaataaagtaatCAAGTCACTTGCACAAGCATTGTGCATCAAACACAAAATGGGATGTGTTTATCACCCAAGTTCTCAAGGAAGAGTAGAGAGCAAAAGGTGTGTTGAAAGGAAAAATTGCAAAGATATGCACTAGCACAAGCCTGAATTGGGTATTGCGCTCACAGACAAACCATACAACGCACTTGACACCGCATGAGATGGTGACAGGCAGGCCAATGTCTGTAGCGTTTACATGAGGACCCTATAAGGGCCCATCACTGGAACAAATGGAAGGCGAAATGTCAAGTTTAACCCATGTTTAACCCATGTTTAACCCATGTCCACAGACTCTTATATGGTGGGTCTGCAGTAGGAGAGCCACATAACCTGGTAGAACTAGGAGACATCAgaacattcaagagaaaacattggagAGAACAAAGAAGAGAAGGACCTTTTAAAGTGGTGTCAGCTACTCCCATAGCAGTCAAGGTTGAATGTAAGGAATATTGGTATCACCTCAATCACTGTTGTTGTGCGACAGCAATAGCAAACACTGGGGAGGAGCCCTCAACCTCAAAGACAGAGCAAGGAGCCGTTGACATCCACCCGCCAGAAGACTTTGAGACACTTGACaccttatttaaaaataatactgtaAAATTGCACCTGTAAGCCATGGTGCAGTTAGCCTCGACCCGAAACAAGGGCAAAGTAGATAAACCGACAGTTAAATCCAATAAAACTGACAAACAAAATGAAGCAGGCTAACTACCCAGATCTTTTATATAGCATGTGTAATAGTATTGATATTGAACCTAGCAATCACAATAGGCTTTCATACAGTAGGGATCCATACCACTATCCCACAACCTCTGGACAACGGTACCTGTAATGCCCAGGTGCCTTCTGATGCTGTTAGAAGTGGGTCTCGGCCAAAACATAGTACAGGCACAGGGTCCGCCACTATTGATGGCCATACTGTGTAAAGGGGAAGGGTTAACTCCCACATTAACAGGAGTTATCAAAGAAATGGCCCAAACAACTATAGAAGAACACATGAAGTGCGCCCTAGGTCTATTTGCCTATGCTAGcatacaaaagaaaatacaaaacaacacgAATTACTTTGTTGTGTACTCGTTCGATTACACAGGCCCTTCTCCAAACTCAGTTTCCGACCCAGTGACGTGGGCTATAAcactgtaaactgtaaaaaatattGTCATATGTTCTGTGTCATATGTTCAAATGTATCCTCCCAAACAATCGGAGCTAACCACTGGGATGTTGTGGCAACATCTGGCcgactgaccacacacacacacacacacacacacacacacacacacacacacacacacacacacacacacacgtacacaaacttAAGCTTTTGCCTCCCAAGGTACAGATAggtggtaaataaaaaaaattgcctcgCTTGCTCATTACagttcttgctctctctctctctctctctctctctctttcactttacctgcacacacatttactcacgTACTACTGACAATGGGCTGGTTGCAAGCCGTTctaatcaaaataaaaagagcaaaaaaatgtattcaatatatatatatatatcacttacaaaattacccaggtattcatggacaggctttaagttggtttagatcctacctgtcagagcgataccattttgtagaattaaatggtgaatcctccagtttattaccagttaattatggggtccctcaaggatcagttctcggacctctgcttttctctatatacatgcttccattagggaacatcattagaagacatgggattagtttctattgttatgctgatgactcacagttatatatctcatcaaaaccagatgaaatagccacagtgtccaaattaagtcagtgccttagagagataaaagactggatgagctgcaactttctattgttaaactctgataagacagaaatactactcataggtccaaaaaccagtgcacataaactctcacaacttaactcccatttagagggatgtactattactagtagctcgacagtgaaagacctcggtgttatattagacagcaacttgtcttttgataatcatatcgcccatactaccaaaacagccttcttccaccttagaaatattgccaagctgagaaacatcctgtctgtatctgatgctgagaagctagttcatgccttcatgacctctagactggactattgtaatgcattactaggtggttgtcctgcatctttaataaataggttacagttagtccaaaacgcagctgccagagttctcactaggacaagaaagtatgaccatataaccccaattttatcatctctacactggctacctgttaagtttagaattgacttaatggtttagctcccatgtatctaactagtcttctatcacgctacaatccttcatgcactctgagatcacaaaactcaggacttctgctagttcccagaatatctaagtctactaaaggtggtagagcgttttcttatttagctcccaaactttggaatagtcttcctgatagtgttcggggctcagacacactttcccagtttaaatgtagattaaaaactcatctctttagtcaggcgtacacataatacatcctatagtatcatgcactagtacatcagactggcacatttttatgaacagcagatatgttaatccctttccactgcttctctctttgtacccatcccgaggcatccagacattgtaccagctcccaatgtcctctgtgggacgaagcccttggacgtccactgagccgaggccgactctaagaatcctgagacatctccagttagactctgtgatactaaggagatccgaagtccatgatccttacaccaatacaacatttatctcactgtatattacaatcacacccccagtgtcacccatatgaggatgggttcccccttgagtccggttcctctcaaggtttcttcctttaccaatttaagggagtttttccttgccactgctgcctgagtcacctcagacttgctcataggggaataaatacatacacattgtgaagtatatatacatctaataataacctagaatttttattctgttaattcttatttcttttattattcgttatttcctttatcattaattatgtttaccttctgctctatgtttatgttctgtaaagctgctttgagacaatgtctattgtaaaaagcgctatacaaataaacttgaattgaattgaattgaattgaacatttaGAGACACTTAGAGACATATATTTAGTAGTGAGTAGAGTAtgcattatttgtttgtttgtttattttcaaagTTATGGAGTAGTTCTCTCCTGGCTGGCTCAGCTGAATCTTTCCATGTCACGCGAAGGTTCGATGATAAGCAAGTAATCCAAAACTTTTTAGAATTAGCAAGAAGCGTTGTTACAGAGGGAGACCCAAGCAACAAAGGATACAGTATCAGTCTTTAGAGCGAACACTGAAATGTATGATCTTCTAACTTGTCTTATTTGTCTCATTTACCATCTAATCCTTCTTATATGTGACTTAGTAGGTTATGCCGGTTAATTGATAAAGGTTTATCAAGTAGTCGATATGCAGTACAAAAACCAGTAACatgaaaacataaacataaaagatTCAATTCTATATGTCTTATATTGTCTATAGGCTGTTGTGTGTGCAGTGCTTCATTTCATTTAGCTCTTCTTTTGTTCTGCCTATAATAATAGCTTTGATTTCATTTTCTACAACCTCCATCACCTGCAAACTGCTTTTCATGTTAACACAAATGCAAATCGGTATTTAATAGTTCTATACATTAGCTTCAGCTGCTGTGCTACACAGCTGTATGTGCACACTTCATTAATGCTGTTGATTCATTCCTCCAAATCTCTTTCTGGAAGAGATGTTATACAAGGGCGCCTTTCAGAAATGTCATTTAAACATAAAGTGGGATCGGTCTAGGTGGAGCAGTTTCTGTTAAAATCAGTTTGTAACAACAGAAGGAGggcatattttttatttaaaaaaataccttAACGCATGAATGCATCACAGAGATGCTATTGTTTCACTTCTGTTCTGTTTAGTGTATGGCTTATGGTTTAGGTGATAAACATagctatttaatattttaaaaattaataaaaacaaatttgtgTAAAAAGACACATAAAGTTCAGTCTTCATCCTGATTCacatcaaacaaacaacataGACAAACTAGAAGAAAAACTTTAGGTATAGATGAACTGATACAAATAAGGATTCTGGAACTGCATTATACCCCATTATGATGCTGATTATTGGGAAATAAAAGCGGAAAAATATTTAGTTGTGGTTAGTGAGGTTAGGGTTGATGCAAATCCCAAAACTCATTTTTCTGAAATAATTATGTCTGTATCTAATGTGGATTATATACGTGAGTCAgttacacaaattacacaaatcAATATCCTACACTTTTGCTAAGTTCATGCAAAAAACTTTCAAATAATCATTACATTTCCCATCCTGgagaaaagatttatttaagttaGCTTTCAGTTTCTTGGCAAAAAGGCAACTCAGATCATtcaaatatatcattttaaataaataacaaaaaacatgtgtggtggaaatttctaatcttaagatgttcataaggctttgctcttctatgcttgtaccctgtgtgtgtcATAACCAGAGACTGACATCGTCATCAGTAGGTGTTGTTAAGATTATaacaagggcagtagggactggggacgagttgtccataaacaatgtccTGTAAGTCCTCTAGAAGACCTTGGCCTGGTaagattagcttgatcaggagatgcatgaggtaatgttgagccactgattgatgatgttttttatatcttctgttcttcttgggttctgtctataaaaaccttgatgtaatcaatgatcttggcccttcatctctcatgctacatgtggagtgttgggtcctgctgcacagctgagcacaataaattgtgtaaccttttttactcttactctaccagtgttatactttattctttaaatctctcgaacctcagaacttccacaaaAATTTGTCATTGTCGAGCAGGATTTCGCCTTGAGAGTCGACTTCGGGGATTCCCGGGGAGGCTTGCAGCGCTCGAGCCttgaaggctgttaacttcacctTGAATCGCAAAATTGGCCATGAGTGTGAGAGGACTCgggagtgaatgaatgaaaagtaaTTGGACACCTGGAAGGTGagaggatttattttattttaattgtaaggTTGTAAGGTTTTTTCCAGAGAACCCTAGTTAAATTTATTAGTGTTGAATCGTAAAATTATATTGTTGATTGTCTCTGTGTGGAAAGggctgtaaagacaggatttagACCTGGATCTGTCGACAGGTCAGGGACCTGAATAGGCACCAAGTGCATGGCCTagaaaataataagtaaagcacggcactaatctgggattaggTGCTAAAGGTGTCTTGTTTGCGAGGTTTTCAGAAAACCCGCCTCTTAGAGCTGATGAGTTCGGCGTAGACTCTCCAGAGAGAAAAgcaggttaggggaaaagagaaaaggccaaaacaaaagataaagcacacacacagcaaagacaACAGGCTTTCTGGCACAGAGACTGTCAATAATAAACTAAGATAGTCATGGGCAACAGTAAATCTAAGAGCAAACTCAGTACAAacatagtgtgtatcactggaCCTAATGTGAATTTTATGAAAACTAATTTTGGTCCTGATTCTGTGTCACAACTaatcagaggtggcaaaagtacacacatcctttactcaagtagaagtacagatactcattttttaaaagactccagtaaaagttgaagtagtgactacactcttttactcaagttgaAGGAAaaaagtatgggctctgacatgtacttaagtaaaaggttgccgatactactacctgttcatgtttatatatatatatatatatatatatatatatatatatatatatatatatatatatatatatatatatatatatatgtgtgtgtgtgtatgtatttatgtgtatgtatatataattttggagtgtgctgatggatatttgtgttcatcagccacaagagtgttacgaaaggcaggcactgatgtaggtgaggtaggctggagtcagcgttcacattcatcccaaaggtgttcagtagggatgagatcagaaaacaaccacatataacaggaaaggtcaggtgacccaatacttttggaaatgtacaccaaggccatatcccaaactgtagggagattccagctctgtccttcaaaacaactcaaaattattgtgatgttttacaaatgacaaaattaatgttaattaaattaagcacttggtgttttttggggttgacaccaggggcggttctagggtttcatctttagggggttttagccctcagtgagaatttaaaacaagaagagttctatattatatattatatgacaactctggtaataagaatagtgacatttcactgcttttggttgccgtctttgtgtctttccgccgattaacgttatagataaacgccttcagctctgactgcgcgtgcacgctgcgcgtacctgtgcttctccgttctaataaagcagacagctgaagacgcacttttgaaagactacaacacacgcgtgtaaaagcaaagtaaaaaaaatcgcttttggatcaaactgataaataattttctttcccatcgacgacacgccctgcattttaacgtcattttattgtttatttatgaaagtaaaaatgatccttatagttttagggtggctgagattacagacagggggctgaagcccccctaataaagggctagaaccccccctgggtgacacaattcgcaacgcattcgccaggaatcctttttgccgccgattattacaaacatctccctcatatatggccatgtgtgttcaggaatgtcctcgttgttagttactttaacatcggtgactccctctgaatgaacattagccattccttttgtaggcgctgctcattgttagctccgctatccttagtctatgtctgatagccagtaaataatacagtacaccagtcacatggggaaaaagccgcacaatgataggatgataggctggaaacagcgtccaatgagaaggaataatactaaacgTAACGAgtccattttaaaaatgtaagaagtaaaaagtacagatatttgtgtaaaaatgtaatgagtaaaagtaaaaagttgtccgaaaaataaatagtggagtaaagtactgataccagaaaaatgtacttaagtacagtaacgaagtatttttaattcgttacttcccacctctgcaacTAATGTGGTGGGTGACAGAGTGTGGCTTCCCAGACGGCGGCAGGTTTAGCCTGAAACAGTTAGACTTGCTGAGAGGTAACCTGATCCAAATTGAAAGAGATAATGACAggaaaaagaatagaaagagGGTAGAAGTAAATTGGACAGCATTTCAGATGTGGAGATCAGAGGCAGAGAAAAGGTTGAGAAAATCACAATCTGAACAAAGGAGATTATCtacacaatatttacaaaatacacaaagtacatTAAGGAGctcacaaagtctccagtgtcttaagTCTAGTCAAGTTTCAGGTCTAAAGCAATATTCTACATaatttcatgaaaaaaaatactttttcttCTGATTTATCATAAGCCTGCAGATGGACCTACACCTGGGTGACTCGTGAGTTGTGAGGATGATGGACATATGTTAGGTAATTTAACTTGAAGTGGGATTATCTACAgcagttttgtgtgttgtgagttttTCTGTTTCCTCAAATGTATCCAGTGACATGCAGCacacttttctgtttttgtacAATGAGTCAttgcctgaaataaaaaaaataaaaaaaaacctgtttgaGCACACAGACCGTCACAGATCCTGTAAATTTCCTTATTAGATCTGGTTCTGAAAAATAGTCATGTGAACATGATGTATATTAGATCATCACAAACAAAAGCTGTAGTGTGAATAGCAGGTTAGTGCACTAGATAATGCAGCATCTCACAGCTCAATGGCTTCATCCTAAGCTCGCGTTGTTTATATTGAACATTTTTGCTGAATGTCTTTACAGATTTCGGTCAGGTTCTGTCACCTTTTCATCaacaaatcatcaaatatttCAGGCTTATGAAATGTAACGGCATTCATTGTGTACGTTTCAAGAAATCTCACGCTTGAAGACATTGAAATAGAATTTCTAGTTTTATTGTATCAAGGCAACCAGCAAAACATTGTTACCCCCCCACCCCTCACCAAAGATATATGCAGAAACCTTTAAGTTCAAGTGTGTTAATGCGTAAGTCTTAGCGACGTTGTCAGCGTATATAGCAGtgattcaattcaaattcaataaAGAGTTCAAATAATAAACAGGAACCATCAACTGAAGATtagaagaaagaattttaagtccatgaacatttaaaacagctATAAAATAGTGCAGTTTCTTCAAGATCAGTTTCATAAGCAGAACAAAAATTCACAAAACCTTTGGCcacattttatgttattttcaaTTACtcaatatttatttcttgttcCAATAATTCTTGGATGAAAGCAACATCACAGGAGAAAGAGGAAGTGTAAGGTTCTATTCTAGATATCTGCAAAAATCTGAGAATGTATCTTACACtcaagaatgaatgaaaacaattGTGAAGAAACCTTGCAGGAATGTTTGCTGAACATCATGCGGTAACATCCTATTGACAGACTTGGTGTCACATCCAAGAATCACATCAACAAGAAAGGTGAGTGACAGCAAGAAAAACTCTTATGTTTATTTGGTGAAAACCTGTACTGTCCTGCTGAGGCACGTTGTGTGTTAAGGGTTGGGTCGAATCTCAGCGTAGTTCTTGACCACCTGTGAGAAACGCACCACTTTCATGAAGCCGGGTTTCTCTTTTCGATCATCCCACAGGTATTCAGGTGAGAGCAACTTGGTGGGTTTGTTGTACAGGAAGTACTTGTTCAGGTGAGACTCTTCCTGCCAAACTGCTTCGATCTTATTGGCTCGGTCTACATCCAACTGCATGCGGCACGTCTTCACCAGTTTGAGCACTTTTTCGGGGCGTCCTCCGATCATGGCCCCTCCGTAGTAGTAGTCTCCTTCGTCTAAAGGGATGTAAGCCTGAGATTCGGGACGCCGCTCGTACGTGAACTGTCCCCGGGAACTTCCAAAAAACCAGGCATGCAGCACGCCGACAAGGTCACCCAGAGACTCCGCCCCCCAGTGAGCATAGAATTTGGAGTCTACGTCGAGGCTGAAAATGTAGTCTACCTTGTTGATGAGTTCGTATTGGATGAGATTCTCAATCATCTCCATCCTGCGTAGCGAGATTTCCTGCCAGCGGTTCATGCTTGCTGTTTTTATCACTTTCAGCTGACGCCCCTCACCCAGTGTTACCGCGGGAACCTCATCCGGGAGATCTGTAAAGATGTAATAATGCACTCGGTAGCCCACCATGAAGTGCTGCTCCGCAGACTCTAGGAGGTCCTTCAGGAAACGCACATACCTGCAGGACAtgatacagtttatatataaactactGTACAAGGGATTTGACATTACATTTCTCCAGCTTGCTACAGATTCAACCTCAGTCAACACTCACAGCGTGGGACCCACAGTGCCTTGTACTTGGCATGACTTACTTGCCCAGAGCGAAGACGGTGGTTGCCACGGTGATATTCTGTTGTTTGTAGATGGCGTCAATCACTGTCAGGTCAAATGTATCCTCCCATACAATCGGAGCTAACCACTGAGATGTTGTGGCAACATCTGGCcgactgaccacacacacacacacacacacacacacacacacacacacacacacacacacacacacacacacacacacacaaacttaagcTTTTGTCTGGCAAGGTACAGATAGGTgtcaaataaaactaaaacctgcctcacttgctcactcaagttctctctctctttctctctctctctcttttgctttaCACGCACACATTTACTTACCTACTACTGACACTGGGCTGTTTGTATCCCGTTCtaatcaaaagaaaaacagcacaaaataaaggtattgaatatataatatataatcatttattttttgaaaaccaatttcatttcattcatttactaaaGAAAAGATGAAGCATTGATAGGCAAATTGGCAAGATGTCAGATGTTATTTGTGTTAGTATTTAGTTATATAATTAGTTCTTGTAGTagttcagttattattattattattattattattattattattattattattattattattaataaagtgtttttcagTCTCTGGGTCACCACTGCGAGACAGGTCACTCCAGGACCATGGCACTGCTCTGCACAATGGAGTTCCCAGAAGAGTGTCTTGTTTATTGATATGGGTAAATGTGGTGGTGTAACACCATCCCTGGTGAACTGTTTGGTTATGTTCTATAATCCTGTTTTATAACTGAGGGTTAGTGTTGTCCGGGGTAAGAAGGTGCTACCAGTCAAGATGGCATTTTATAAGACCATAAATTTCAGCGAGCAAAGTTCTTAATGTGTCCGTGTCCGTACATGCACACAACGGTAGTTACTGTATCCCTGGAAATTATTTGCCGATTCATATTTTCTGACAAAtttggaaagtcttcaggacagaacaGTTTCTCTGTTACTgaaactgttttgtttgtattattaattacttACTAATTAAGGTGGTGATCCATCAAGCAGGATCAGGAGCTGACTTGTTTGGCAGACATAAAACTTTAGCATAAAAGCAATCGTTGTggttgaataaaagaaaagaatacgTTCTGCACGACTGAgaaagtgtgaggtgtgtgtgtgtgtgtgtgtgtgtgtgtgtgtgtgtgtgtgtgtgtgtgtgtgtgtgtgtgtgtgtgtacgtgtcctCACCCTGTAGGAAAGAGTAAGTCCATTTGAACATGATGTTT includes the following:
- the LOC125138391 gene encoding histo-blood group ABO system transferase-like, with the protein product MDLLFPTGTGYKQPSVSSSRPDVATTSQWLAPIVWEDTFDLTVIDAIYKQQNITVATTVFALGKYVRFLKDLLESAEQHFMVGYRVHYYIFTDLPDEVPAVTLGEGRQLKVIKTASMNRWQEISLRRMEMIENLIQYELINKVDYIFSLDVDSKFYAHWGAESLGDLVGVLHAWFFGSSRGQFTYERRPESQAYIPLDEGDYYYGGAMIGGRPEKVLKLVKTCRMQLDVDRANKIEAVWQEESHLNKYFLYNKPTKLLSPEYLWDDRKEKPGFMKVVRFSQVVKNYAEIRPNP